In Candidatus Kapaibacterium sp., one genomic interval encodes:
- a CDS encoding CopG family transcriptional regulator, translated as MEKRLGTMIILIEDKSCVEILNNTISQNSSIILSRHGITLQDRKQSVMSLIIEGTTEQISILSGRLGKIKGLKCRSVLIKNDI; from the coding sequence ATGGAAAAGAGATTAGGAACAATGATTATTCTCATCGAAGATAAATCTTGTGTAGAGATATTAAACAATACAATATCTCAGAATTCCTCTATTATTCTCAGCCGCCACGGTATTACTCTCCAAGATAGAAAGCAAAGTGTCATGTCACTGATTATTGAAGGTACAACTGAACAAATCAGCATATTATCAGGCAGATTAGGTAAAATTAAAGGCTTAAAATGTCGCTCAGTTTTAATTAAAAATGACATCTAA